The proteins below come from a single Aspergillus oryzae RIB40 DNA, chromosome 5 genomic window:
- a CDS encoding uncharacterized protein (predicted protein), with the protein MFPLQAWSGNAASLRSSPSEASANTDPVAFSFDTTWDGGSPISTPAAPPPTPQDSLLDITPRKCSFSTAFGMSNACAFPSWPNRPALISTDTEVSTGSAYISDEELCFDLGPQSESAVEEESAVEDAVRPGDLTTEQQIQMLRAAAEEEAQRARFLAQVQAHARAQQAMRVAQLASQEKENAKRKKRQAMPQKKRRAPSATKVVIRA; encoded by the coding sequence ATGTTTCCACTTCAGGCCTGGAGTGGCAACGCGGCCAGTCTCAGATCCTCCCCCAGTGAGGCATCGGCCAACACCGACCCGGTCGCCTTCAGCTTCGATACTACTTGGGACGGTGGCTCGCCCATTTCCACCCCGGCAgcccctccaccaactcctcAGGACTCTCTGCTTGATATTACCCCTCGCAAGTGCTCTTTCTCTACCGCCTTTGGCATGAGCAACGCTTGTGCTTTCCCCTCCTGGCCCAACCGACCGGCTTTGATCAGCACGGACACCGAGGTTTCTACTGGAAGCGCCTACATCTCGGACGAGGAACTTTGCTTCGATTTGGGACCCCAGTCCGAATCCGCcgtggaagaagagtcggCCGTGGAAGATGCCGTCCGACCTGGTGACCTGACGACTGAACAGCAGATCCAGATGCTGCGCGCCgctgctgaagaggaagcccAGCGCGCCCGTTTCCTCGCCCAGGTCCAGGCGCACGCGCGGGCTCAGCAAGCCATGCGGGTGGCACAGCTCGCTTcccaagagaaggaaaatgcgAAGCGCAAGAAACGCCAGGCTATGCCCCAGAAGAAGCGACGGGCTCCGTCGGCCACTAAGGTGGTGATTCGTGCCTAG
- a CDS encoding EF-hand superfamily Ca2+-modulated protein (predicted protein): MCKLHSQPKTLLSAFNLRNKPSRHQQPQLSTATPQHHQGEMPPKKRSAPSAPKKARQSKLAKAHDISATEENEIKEVFQLFATSAADFPNEKEGVIAREDVRKALVALGLAPADSRELHDILAAVDPTTTGYVLYEPFVAVAAAKLRSRDEDAMAAEVDAAYQLFTRNTDGPITLGHLRRIARELKEDGLGDELLRDMILEANGGAGLEAGVSLEQFHDVMTRAGVF; this comes from the exons ATGTGTAAACTCC ATAGCCAACCAAAGACCCTTCTCTCCGCCTTTAACTTACGCAATAAACCATCCCGccaccaacaaccacaactCTCAACTGCCACaccccaacaccaccaaggGGAGATG CCTCCCAAAAAGCGCAGCGCACCCTCCGCGCCCAAGAAAGCGCGACAATCCAAACTCGCCAAAGCGCACGACATCAGCGCCACCGAAGAAAACGAGATCAAAGAagtcttccagctcttcgcGACCAGCGCCGCCGACTTCCCaaacgagaaagaaggagTAATAGCACGAGAAGATGTTCGGAAGGCGCTTGT AGCGCTAGGTCTTGCGCCGGCTGACTCCCGAGAACTACACGATATTTTGGCGGCGGTGGACCCTACGACGACCGGGTATGTTCTCTATGAGCCGTTTGTGGCTGTTGCGGCGGCGAAGTTACGGTCTCGCGATGAGGATGCTATGGCCGCTGAGGTGGATGCTGCTTATCAGTTGTTTACGCGGAATACGGATGGGCCGATTACGTTGGGGCATTTGAGGCGCATTGCGCGGGAGTTGAAGGAGGATGGGTTGGGCGATGAGTTGCTTAGGGATATGATTTTGGAGGCGAATGGGGGTGCGGGTCTTGAGGCTGGGGTGAGCTTGGAACAGTTTCATGATGTCATGACTAGGGCTGGCGTTTTTTAG
- a CDS encoding ubiquitin-specific protease UBP1 (ubiquitin-specific protease) has product MHSHRGANGVLTQSPLNHAKNNHYDTVFQYLQDHPSIASTLAIAILVFVALTQSGSIPATVARTLWDVIVYMTPPRVVAALDKKANSTPIDESAGPMTFEAKSEAMKRILGLDNSSLSSLFPRAPTLPGFGTALLGNKDSLPPGLGNWDNSCYQNSIIQGFASLESLATFLGRNIDLFGAKGAFSTHQALKGIIERLNSPDSYGQRLWTPADLKSMSSWQQQDAQEYFSKVVDQIDYEIQQATRKQTRNLGLKVASPQENVIGAGSTPGTSADASVGARIAEIRSFGNPLEGLLAQRVGCMQCGWTEGLSLIPFNCLTLPLGAGYEHDVRDCLQDYMDLEPIEGVECAKCTLLHAQKQLQNLLKQIEEDKSLSNTPDSPSVSEALKNSAQERLKAVEEALEEEDFAEKTLSKKCNIPSKNRVSSTKSRQAVIARPPKCLVVHINRSLFDEMTGMLRKNYAALKFPKILDMGEWCLGAAAGQAGQNSEIWDMDPRESMLAQADKIADGHGQLYELRAVITHYGRHENGHYICYRKYSSETFPANVPESVIEQDGEKQTTERWFRLSDEDVQMVSESNVMAQGGAFMLFYEAVDSSSLPAETGEPDLAEVDNSVSTSSAVTPEDMSTTSAATDDTRTSQATSVSTPEKAELPVANARPASEVD; this is encoded by the coding sequence ATGCACTCTCATAGAGGGGCGAACGGTGTCCTCACTCAAAGTCCCTTGAACCACGCAAAGAATAACCACTATGACACAGTATTTCAGTATCTACAAGACCACCCAAGCATAGCCTCCACCCTAGCGATCGCGATACTCGTTTTCGTTGCCTTGACTCAGTCTGGATCGATTCCGGCCACGGTAGCCCGAACACTGTGGGACGTCATCGTTTACATGACGCCGCCCAGGGTAGTCGCCGCCCTAgacaaaaaagcaaattcaACCCCGATCGACGAAAGTGCCGGCCCGATGACTTTCGAAGCCAAGAGCGAAGCGATGAAACGGATCCTCGGGCTCGATAACTCATCATTATCCTCCCTTTTTCCTCGAGCTCCCACACTCCCGGGCTTCGGTACTGCACTTCTCGGCAACAAGGACAGCCTCCCTCCGGGTCTGGGCAACTGGGACAACTCGTGCTATCAGAACAGTATCATACAAGGGTTTGCTTCGCTGGAGTCGCTCGCGACCTTCTTGGGACGGAACATCGATTTATTCGGGGCGAAGGGAGCATTCTCGACACATCAGGCGCTCAAGGGCATCATAGAACGGCTGAATAGCCCCGACAGTTACGGACAGCGATTATGGACTCCGGCGGATCTGAAGTCGATGAGCAGTTGGCAACAACAAGACGCGCAGGAATATTTTTCGAAAGTTGTCGATCAGATAGACTACGAGATACAGCAGGCCACACGGAAACAAACTCGGAACCTCGGGTTGAAGGTGGCAAGCCCGCAAGAAAATGTTATTGGGGCTGGGTCTACGCCGGGAACCAGTGCGGACGCCTCTGTCGGGGCTCGGATTGCTGAGATACGTTCCTTCGGAAACCCACTGGAGGGTCTCCTCGCACAGCGAGTGGGCTGCATGCAATGTGGTTGGACTGAGGGCTTGTCCCTTATTCCATTCAATTGCCTGACGTTACCGCTTGGGGCGGGCTACGAGCATGATGTTCGTGATTGTCTTCAGGACTATATGGATTTAGAACCTATTGAAGGGGTGGAGTGTGCGAAGTGTACTTTGTTGCACGCTCAAAAACAACTCCAGAATCTGCTTAAACAAATCGAGGAGGATAAGTCGCTTTCGAACACACCCGATTCACCGAGTGTATCCGAAGCGCTGAAGAACTCGGCGCAGGAACGATTGAAGGCTGTTGAGGAGGccctcgaggaagaggatttTGCGGAGAAGACTCTCTCTAAGAAGTGCAATATCCCTTCGAAGAACCGTGTCTCCTCCACGAAATCCAGGCAAGCTGTGATTGCAAGGCCACCGAAGTGCCTTGTCGTTCACATCAACCGCAGTTTGTTTGATGAAATGACGGGAATGCTTCGAAAGAATTACGCCGCTCTGAAGTTTCCGAAGATCCTTGATATGGGCGAGTGGTGCCTAGGAGCAGCCGCCGGCCAAGCGGGTCAAAACAGCGAGATTTGGGACATGGATCCGAGAGAGTCGATGCTCGCACAAGCCGACAAGATCGCGGATGGCCATGGACAACTATATGAATTACGAGCGGTAATCACGCACTACGGCCGTCATGAGAACGGTCACTATATATGTTATAGAAAGTACTCTTCAGAAACATTCCCCGCCAACGTTCCGGAGTCAGTCATTGAGCAAGACGGTGAGAAGCAGACGACTGAGCGCTGGTTCCGGTTGAGTGACGAGGATGTACAAATGGTCAGCGAATCCAACGTTATGGCGCAGGGAGGAGCTTTCATGCTCTTCTATGAAGCCGTGGattcatcttctctccccgCTGAAACTGGCGAGCCAGATCTTGCAGAAGTGGATAATTCGGTATCTACCTCGAGTGCTGTCACGCCGGAAGACATGTCGACAACATCTGCGGCCACTGACGACACCCGAACGTCTCAAGCTACGAGTGTGTCCACGCCTGAGAAGGCTGAGCTTCCAGTTGCGAATGCACGGCCTGCTTCGGAAGTTGATTGA
- a CDS encoding Alb1 domain-containing protein (predicted protein) → MAKARVQSKHSRAARRAASPSLDVDKSLTTLPRAEDTVIQRESILSDRANAGVAKKKSKAKALTKAQRARQQKGIERAENILDQLETKVEKSVKRGKTVKARRVWTN, encoded by the exons ATGGCTAAAGCAAGAG TCCAGTCAAAGCACTCTCGTGCGGCTCGCCGGGCAGCATCGCCGAGTCTCGACGTTGACAAGTCTTTGACCACCCTTCCCCGTGCCGAAGATACCGTGATACAGCGTGAATCTATACTTTCTGATCGCGCAAATGCCGGtgtggcaaagaagaagtcgaaggCTAAAGCTCTCACAAAGGCGCAGCGTGCTAGGCAGCAGAAAGGTATCGAAAGAGCAGAGAATATCTTGGATCAACTGGAGACGAAAGTGGAGAAAAGTGTCAAGCGGGGAAAGACAGTGAAAGCACGTAGGGTATGGACAAACTGA
- the vp16 gene encoding tethering complex subunit VPS16 (vacuolar assembly/sorting protein VPS16), with translation MAPSNPLANWERLGDSFYRKVPIYDAIFDEDVELENYIVAGAPYGGALALHRDDTKPYRFRDAQTAKSSIGIYSSSGKLINRLNWEHGTIRGLGWSDKEELLVITEDGTVRRYFGLYGDFTSFSLGNGAEEYGVRACRFWTSGFVALLSNNQLVAVSNYDEPRPKLLAHCPEGEVSSWSLIPPAFTLSRSVEVLLAVDKTVYLVDPTEAEDKVLQNGPFKHASVSPTGRFVALITAEGKVWVVSSDFQSKYSEYDPESRVTPRTVDWCGDDAVVIAWEDEVHLIGPNGVAARYYYDGIVHVVPEFDGVRLITHDTCEFLHKVTDVTEAIFRLGSTSPASVLLDSIDLLEKKSPKADENIQRIRSSLPEAVDICVRAAGHEFDAYWQKRLLKAASFGKSVLDLYNSDDFVEMTEKLRVLKAVRDYQIGLPISYDQYMRLTPEKLIERLVNRHEYLLAIKISEYLQIPADRIYVHWASQKVKVSTVDDEAVCKLIVQRLDGKPGISFELIAQAAYDEGRAHLATQLLNHEPRAGKQVPLLLNMEEDEIALDKAIESGDNDLVNYVLLRLKSKLPLASFFRMINTRPMASALVETTARGDDTELLKDLYYQDDRPIDGSNVLLSEALSQTELPSKTEKLHLASRLLVDSKDATVVLQQKLLSEASQLLKVQEALDKDIADRSEFVGLSLNETIYRLIRSGYGKRAQKLQSEFKMPDKTYWWLRLRALVAKRDWGELEEIGRNKKSPIGWEPFYNEILGAGNTKLASFFVPKCTNLPVEDKVEMWVKCGMIVKAGEEAFRAKDFNTLELLRTRASGPAVADIDRMINQLRPRK, from the exons ATGGCACCGTCAAATCCGCTGGCGAACTGGGAGAGGCTGGGCGATAGTTTCTATAGAAAAGTCCCGATATACGACGCGAtctttgatgaagatgttgaacTAGAGAACTACATCGTCGCAGGCGCGCCATACGGAGGGGCTTTAG CATTGCATCGCGATGATACCAAGCCATACAGGTTCCGTGATGCTCAGACCGCCAAGTCGAGCATTGGTATCTATTCCTCCTCGGGAAAGCTGATTAACCGACTTAAT TGGGAGCATGGTACTATCCGGGGGCTCGGCTGGTCCGACAAAGAGGAGTTGTTAGTGATCACGGAAGACGGTACCGTTCGACGCTATTTCGGACTGTATGGAGACTTtacttcattttctcttggAAAC GGAGCGGAAGAATATGGCGTCAGAGCTTGTCGCTTTTGGACTTCCGGCTTCGTTGCTCTGCTCTCAAACAACCAGCTGGTAGCTGTGTCTAACTATGACGAGCCTCGACCGAAGCTCCTAGCTCATTGCCCTGAAGGAGAGGTTTCATCATGGTCCTTAATTCCACCTGCTTTTACACTGTCGCGCTCAGTCGAGGTACTGCTAGCTGTTGACAAGACTGTCTACCTGGTTGATCCCACAGAGGCAGAGGACAAAGTGCTTCAAAATGGTCCTTTTAAGCATGCCAGCGTGTCGCCAACTGGAAGATTCGTGGCCCTCATTACGGCGGAAGGCAAAGTATGGGTAGTCAGTAGTGACTTCCAGAGCAAGTACAGCGAGTATGATCCCGAATCTCGCGTAACTCCCCGGACAGTTGACTGGTGTGGCGATGATGCTGTCGTCATTGCgtgggaagatgaagtgCACTTGATTGGCCCCAATGGGGTTGCCGCTCG CTACTATTATGACGGCATTGTCCATGTTGTTCCCGAGTTTGATGGCGTTCGACTGATCACGCATGACACATGCGAGTTTTTGCATAAAGTGACAG ACGTAACGGAGGCGATCTTCCGCCTCGGATCTACCTCCCCTGCCTCAGTCCTGCTGGACTCAATCGACTtgctggaaaagaagtcTCCCAAGGCCGATGAGAACATCCAGCGAATCCGATCAAGTTTACCGGAAGCCGTTGACATCTGCGTTAGGGCCGCGGGCCATGAGTTCGACGCATATTGGCAGAAGAGATTGTTGAAAGCTGCGTCATTCGGCAAATCTGTTCTGGATTTATACAACAGTGACGATTTCGTTGAAATGACCGAGAAACTCCGAGTTCTTAAAGCAGTTAGGGATTACCAGATTGGGCTTCCAATCTCATACGATCAATACATGCGGCTGACTCCGGAAAAACTTATCGAACGCTTGGTGAACAGACATGAATATTTACTTGCCATTAAAATTTCGGAATACCTCCAGATTCCTGCCGACAGAATCTACGTCCATTGGGCAAGCCAAAAGGTTAAGGTCTCAACCGTTGACGATGAAGCTGTCTGTAAGCTTATCGTGCAAAGATTGGACGGCAAGCCGGGGATATCGTTCGAACTGATCGCACAAGCCGCTTATGATGAAGGGCGTGCTCATCTGGCCACTCAGCTGCTGAACCACGAGCCACGGGCTGGCAAGCAGGTTCCGTTACTTCTGaacatggaggaggatgaaatTGCTCTTGATAAGGCCATCGAAAGCGGTGACAATGACCTAGTAAACTATGTGCTTCTACGTCTCAAGAGCAAACTCCCcctggccagcttcttcagaatgATTAACACCCGACCTATGGCTTCTGCCCTTGTGGAAACGACCGCTCGAGGTGACGATACCGAACTACTAAAGGATCTCTACTACCAAGACGACCGTCCGATCGACGGCTCGAATGTGCTCCTCTCGGAAGCATTGAGTCAGACAGAGTTGCCAAGCAAAACTGAGAAGCTGCACCTTGCCTCTCGATTATTAGTCGACTCGAAAGACGCGACAGTAGTCTTGCAGCAAAAACTTCTTTCCGAAGCATCACAGTTGTTGAAGGTCCAGGAAGCCTTGGATAAGGACATTGCAGATCGGTCTGAGTTTGTGGGTCTAAGCTTGAACGAGACTATTTACAGACTGATCCGATCGGGCTACGGCAAGAGAGCACAAAAGCTTCAGAGTGAATTTAAAATGCCGGATAAGACATATTGGTGGCTTAGACTAAGGGCTCTAGTTGCCAAACGAGACTGGGGtgagttggaagagatcggCAGAAACAAGAAATCTCCGATCGGGTGGGAG CCTTTCTATAACGAGATACTAGGTGCTGGAAACACGAAACTCGCTTCGTTTTTCGTCCCCAAATGCACCAATTTACCGGTCGAAGACAAGGTGGAAATGTGGGTGAAATGTGGAATGATCGTGAAAGCTGGGGAGGAAGCCTTCAGAGCCAAGGACTTTAATACCCTGGAGCTCCTCCGGACGAGAGCTTCGGGGCCAGCTGTCGCTGATATTGATCGAATGATCAACCAGCTTAGGCCAAGGAAATAG
- a CDS encoding GMC family oxidoreductase (choline dehydrogenase and related flavoproteins), whose amino-acid sequence MDSAADFIVIGGGPAGSTVASQLANSPKHPKVLLLEAGGLNAEHDLRVDGQRWLTFQNKHMNWGYKTTPQEHCNNREIDYSRGRGMGGSSAINFGVYTVGARDDYEEWARVVGDDAFRWEQIQPRFKALETFHGDLPAGVDPKYAAPRAEDHGSSGSLHVGFASEWEKDLPPLLDVFEQEGFPFNPDHNSGNPIGMSVLINSAYKGVRSTAADLLKPKPENLTIVTDAPVQRLVFDGNKAVGVESNGKKYLASKEVIMCAGSLEGPRILMHSGIGPAQQLEKFNIPVKLDVPSIGQGLRDHTFVPIVNTRVENSTQRREFYGDEKAMAEALEQWKKDGSGPWSRFACELGIGWFKLDKVTSSEEFQKLPEEEKKYLLQETVPHYEILTHFPIHWFIPDFAKEALNYSCLLVFMFNAQGRGEVTLQSSDPNVPLLFDPKFLSHPFDRRVAIESLRDAFRIAKSDGYTKDNVMELAGPKSDSDEDLLEYWKQNISSSWHMTGTIKMGKKGDTDAAVDNDFRFMGIDGLRVADMSVVPVLANCHVQAVAYVTGATCAEKLIKDGTSDLRTTDDADIWPSEK is encoded by the exons ATGGATTCCGCTGCTGACTTTATTGTTATCGGAG GTGGTCCGGCTGGCAGCACAGTGGCAAGCCAGTTAGCCAATTCCCCGAAGCATCCCAAAGtgcttcttctggaagccgGAGGCCTCAATGCTGAGCACGACCTGCGGGTGGACGGTCAGCGATGGCTGACCTTCCAGAATAAACACATGAACTGGGGCTACAAGACCACCCCGCAAGAGCACTGTAACAACCGCGAGATTGATTACTCCCGTGGACGGGGCATGGGAGGCTCCAGTGCCATCAACTTTGGTGTATACACTGTAGGCGCCCGCGATGACTACGAAGAGTGGGCACGAGTGGTAGGTGATGATGCCTTCCGCTGGGAGCAAATCCAGCCCAGGTTCAAAGCCCTCGAGACCTTCCACGGTGATCTTCCCGCGGGCGTTGATCCGAAGTACGCAGCTCCCCGAGCTGAAGACCACGGAAGCTCTGGCAGCCTGCACGTCGGTTTCGCCTCAGAATGGGAGAAAGATTTACCGCCCCTTTTGGATGTCTTTGAGCAGGAAGGGTTCCCCTTCAATCCGGACCACAACTCAGGCAATCCCATTGGGATGTCTGTTCTGATTAACTCTGCCTACAAGGGTGTTCGTTCCACAGCCGCGGACCtattgaagccgaagccagagaactTGACTATTGTCACTGATGCTCCTGTACAGCGCCTCGTATTCGACGGCAACAAGGCCGTAGGTGTTGAGTCCAATGGGAAGAAGT ATCTCGCCTCAAAGGAGGTTATCATGTGCGCTGGGTCTCTGGAAGGTCCGCGCATCCTCATGCACTCCGGCATTGGCCCCGCACAGCAGCTAGAGAAGTTCAATATCCCCGTTAAGCTCGATGTTCCCTCCATCGGCCAGGGTCTCCGAGACCACACTTTTGTCCCGATCGTAAACACTCGCGTAGAGAATAGCACCCAGCGCCGCGAGTTCTACGGCGACGAGAAAGCCATGGCCGAGGCCCTTGAGCAATGGAAGAAGGACGGAAGCGGCCCATGGTCACGGTTCGCCTGCGAACTGGGTATTGGCTGGTTCAAGCTCGACAAGGTCACGTCCTCCGAGGAATTCCAGAAGCTgcctgaggaagagaagaaatatcttCTGCAAGAGACCGTGCCACACTACGAAATTTTGACACACTTCCCTATCCACTGGTTCATCCCGGATTTCGCCAAGGAGGCCCTAAACTACTCCTGCCTGCTCGTGTTCATGTTCAACGCACAGGGTCGTGGTGAAGTCACCCTACAGTCGTCGGACCCCAATGTGCCCTTGCTTTTCGATCCGAAGTTCCTGTCTCACCCATTCGATCGTCGCGTTGCTATTGAGTCTCTGCGGGATGCGTTCCGCATTGCTAAGAGCGATGGCTATACCAAGGATAACGTCATGGAATTGGCTGGTCCCAAGTCCGACTCTGACGAAGATCTCTTGGAATACTGGAAACAGAACATTTCATCCAGTTGGCACATGACTGGTACTATCAAGATGGGTAAGAAGGGCGATACCGATGCCGCAGTGGACAACGATTTCCGCTTCATGGGCATTGACGGGTTACGCGTGGCGGATATGAGCGTGGTCCCCGTGCTGGCCAACTGTCACGTTCAGGCCGTGGCATATGTGACGGGAGCCACATGCGCGGAGAAGTTGATCAAGGA CGGTACCTCTGATTTGCGCACAACAGACGATGCTGACATCTGGCCGTCAGAAAAATAG
- a CDS encoding uncharacterized protein (predicted protein): protein MATADPEAFTLLSLGLVFIIIRIYVRWTSVGPANFQVDDYLMPLAGVMYTAETVAAYLVGAKFGGLTNSYMTPEERAALDPNSREYYDRQWGSKIQVIGWSFYACILWLVKACVAVFYSRLTTGLQNLPGRVRFAYILLGVTYLAVALSILLGCQPMHKYWQINPDPGNICQPTKSTLYVLIVVIPNVLTDLYLMSIPLPLLWTVNIGIRRKITLMALFSGASFVIMAAIIRAVTIMTSGPEGAVSGSKWACRETFVSIVVANLPIIQPLIRRGAQKVGLSALFSSSGGPSSYGRHRTQSFPLSSRNQPSKRSRHPLSIPNNTTAWGSDEHILGDGSDKGAGKKNDITVTQEMIIESEPRRTGHQIDEALPSPNAWDSNRGRAV from the exons ATGGCCACAGCAGACCCGGAGGCGTTcacccttctttctctgggtCTAGTCTTCATTATTATTCGAATTTACGTGAGATGGACTTCGGTCGGCCCTGCCAACTTCCAGGTGGATGATTACCTGATGCCTTTGGCCGGGGTGA TGTACACTGCCGAAACAGTAGCGGCGTACCTGGTTGGGGCCAAGTTCGGTGGACTGACGAATAGTTACATGACTCCCGAAGAACGTGCCGCCCTTGATCCAAACTCGCGCGAGTATTACGATAGGCAATGGGGCTCGAAAATCCAGGTGATCGGATGGTCATTCTATGCATGCATCCTGTGGTTGGTGAAGGCCTGTGTGGCCGTGTTCTATTCCCGGTTGAC CACTGGGCTTCAAAACCTACCAGGTCGAGTGCGGTTTGCATATATCCTCCTTGGAGTGACCTATCTTGCCGTGGCATTGTCTATCTTGCTCGGATGCCAACCGATGCATAAGTACTGGCAGATTAACCCAGATCCTGGGA ATATCTGCCAACCCACCAAGTCAACGCTCTATGTCCTCATTGTTGTCATTCCGAACGTATTGACCGACCTGTACTTGATGTCTATTCCACTACCA TTGTTATGGACAGTCAACATCGGTATTAGGAGAAAGATTACCCTAATGGCTTTGTTCAGCGGTGCCTCCTTCGTGATCATGGCCGCTATTATCCGTGCTGTAACCATTATGACC TCCGGACCCGAAGGCGCAGTCTCCGGCAGTAAATGGGCCTGTCGTGAAACATTTGTTTCTATCGTCGTCGCCAAcctccccatcatccaaCCACTAATCCGCCGAGGCGCCCAAAAAGTCGGTCTCAGCGCTCTCTTCAGTTCCTCCGGTGGACCTTCCAGCTACGGCCGACACCGCACACAATCCTTCCCACTCTCGAGCCGAAATCAACCATCTAAACGTTCGCGACATCCGCTTTCAATCCCGAATAATACTACGGCATGGGGAAGCGACGAGCATATCCTAGGGGACGGGTCAGACAAAGGAGCGGGCAAAAAGAATGACATCACAGTCACCCAAGAGATGATTATCGAGAGTGAGCCGCGTCGTACTGGTCATCAGATAGATGAGGCCCTTCCGTCGCCTAATGCGTGGGATTCGAATAGGGGGCGGGCTGTTTGA
- a CDS encoding uncharacterized protein (predicted protein): protein MASSYPSPFSNLERSFSPPELASPSSTRKLRSNGSTEVPPRSAQAIFNEIVRKIPTIREFTEIVFESIPPEQGSLICRSLRTLWIRVMPTKLHDVHHRWVNHATRRWTRQGLTNEAEDDLMDFGVGTTFDGFTGQYTHSSKEPDLFLCPATDDLPSIVVESGFSESWPRLHADKDLWMYGSTTVNVVILLKWSKCVRNRCKANLSAACSCSRSRHRCGPVHEAGSLWQTHGCRSKPYDGSFFGFVRTA from the exons atgGCATCGAGCTACCCATCACCTTTCTCCAACCTCGAGAGGTCCTTCAGTCCCCCCGAGCTAGCCTCACCATCTTCTACTCGAAAGCTACGAAGCAACGGTTCTACCGAAGTTCCACCACGATCTGCTCAAGCCATCTTCAACGAGATCGTCCGCAAGATCCCCACTATCAGAGAATTCACAGAGATCGTCTTCGAATCCATACCGCCTGAACAAGGTAGTCTCATCTGTCGCTCACTCC GGACTCTTTGGATCCGAGTGATGCCGACCAAACTCCATGATGTGCACCACAGATGGGTCAATCATGCTACCCGTCGCTGGACAAGACAAGGACTGACGAACGAGGCCGAAGATGATCTTATGGATTTTGGAGTGGGAACGA CTTTTGATGGATTTACGGGGCAATACACGCATTCATCGAAGGAGCCAGACTTGTTTTTATGTCCGGCTACAGACGACCTACCTTCAATTGTTGTTGAAAGTGGATTCAGTGAATCGTGGCCGCGCTTGCACGCTGATAAAGACCTATGGATGTATGGATCCACTACAGTCAATGTGGTGATCTTGTTGAAGTGGTCCAAGTGTGTCCGCAATAGATGTAAAG CCAATCTTTCCGCGGCCTGTTCCTGCTCCCGATCCCGACACCGATGTGGTCCAGTTCACGAAGCTGGATCTCTTTGGCAAACACATGGTTGCCGGTCAAAACCCTATGACggttctttctttgggtttgTCAGAACTGCGTGA
- a CDS encoding uncharacterized protein (predicted protein) — MKQSTQSSVLLTSQLPLIIQFYSKILRRHDERDMTVAGEYGSVDALGGHPTHLSSHFFLSLTSSPSSLSLTTFLVLLDFLSHHLQYCSISSQSLFITSNTARLARSFFLSSSILLDFSS; from the exons ATGAAACAATCAACACAATCAAGTGTTCTTTTAACATCACAACTTCCGCTGATAATCCAGTTCTATTCTAAGATTTTGCGTCGTCATGATGAACGAGACATGACCGTCGCCGGTGAATATGGAAGCGTCGATGCCTTAGGCGGCCATCCCACCCACCTTTCTTCAcacttcttcctctctctcacttcctctccttcttctctttctcttaccACCTTTTTGGTCCTGCTAGACTT TCTCTCtcaccacctccaatacTGCTCGATTAGCTCGCAGTCTCTTTTTATCACCTCTAATACTGCTCGATTAGCTCgcagtttctttttatcATCCTCAATACTGCTGGA tttctcttcttaA